The segment CCAGTTGTCGGCGTTCCCAGCTCCTTCGGCATCTTCTGAAGGCTCTTCAACCAGAGCGGCCAGGCCAATCTCGGTCGAGGGGAAAGTCTTCATGTGATACTGGTAAAGTTCTAGAGCACTCTCGAAACTCTTAACCTGAGTGAAGGTCGCGTCGACATCGGCTTTTTCACGGGTACCGAGAATACGAGGTCCAACCATGGTTGCCAGCAGCACAATAATGCCAAGCACAACAAGAACTTCGATCAGCGTAAAACCTTTTCGCTGACGGGTAGTGCGGTTAATACGTTTTTGCATCGTATAAGATCCTTTCGAATTTCAAATCTGTATCTGAATTGGTTTTTGTTTTGTTTGTGAATCAGTTTAGCCCCGATGCCTATTCGCTTCATTGAGACGAATATCGGACCGGACTTTATATTTTTTGCCGTTTTAGACGGAAGTACTCGCTTCGATAATAGGCATTAAAAGTGCTATCAAGATAAACAGAATGATGACCCCCATCAGGATCAACATGATTGGTTCCAGAAGTTTCACCATCGAATCAAGTTTTCGATTGGTCTTGCGATCGATCCCTTCCGAGATATTGATCAGCACGTTTTCCAGATTGTTCGACTCTTCCGCGATGCGAATCATTGCCATCACGTCATTCGGTATCAGTCCACATTGCGACAACGGTTTAGACAATGTCTCACCGGAAGTCACGTTCTCGGCCGATTTGGCAATCGCCATGGACAACACTTTACTGCCCGATGAATCCTTACTGATTTCGAGGGCTCGCAGTAAGGGGACGCCGTTTTGCAACAACGTTCCTAGAACACGAGTGAATCGAGCGACCGCCGAACCCAGAAAGATATTACCAGCAACAGGAATTTTCAAACGCCAGCGGTCAAACTTCAGT is part of the Polystyrenella longa genome and harbors:
- the gspG gene encoding type II secretion system major pseudopilin GspG, which translates into the protein MQKRINRTTRQRKGFTLIEVLVVLGIIVLLATMVGPRILGTREKADVDATFTQVKSFESALELYQYHMKTFPSTEIGLAALVEEPSEDAEGAGNADNWEGPYMEEIPADPWGNDFQYEYEAGDREPTIWSFGPDGEDGTEDDITSAKGSKDGEDSGGDLDASDLE